The DNA window CCCGGCAAGCCGGTAAAGGTTCCCGGCCCGGCAGACATAGGGATCTCGGCTGTGAACCAGGCTGTGATCTCCGTGCTGTCCCTCATCATTTTGGCTTCCTGGCAAGCATAATCCAGGATGCGGGTCTGGTTCCCAGTAAGTTTCCATGGGTTTTTCTGTATCTCATTTTCAATAATGAAGATGCGGGACATGAAATCCCTTTGTTCCGTCAGAGTACCTTTCTCCAGATCGGTAAATATCCTGTCGTCAGGCTGTATCATCCTTACCATCACATTTGCCCCTTCCATCTCCTGCGTTGTGACCTCTTCACCCGAATTGCCATCATATAACCTGTAAAGAGTTTTGTCGGGTGTAAACCAAAGCACCCTTTCTGTTTTCCGCTCCCTCGGAAGCATCCTGGCCATCTGAGAAGATGTATCATCCAGGGTTATGTTTAGTTTTACTATTTCTTCAAAAACGATTTTTCCCGATGTCTTTTCCTGGGCCATTGAAACTGCCGCCATCAACACGGCAATGAAAAATAATGTCTGTGTTCTCATAATGTAAAATTTTAAAGTTCAGGCACCAAATTTATCCTGTCTTAACACCCGATGAGGTTAATACCAGGTTAATCAATGTTAATTAAGGTTAACAGATTCAGGAATTTCATGCTAATGGCCTATTTTTGTGTTGAATTTGTATTTATATGAATCCTGAAAAACATTCACGTAAGCTACCGGCCATACGAATATTGATGATCATCAGCCAGATCGTCCTTACCATCTTTGTCATTCAATGGCTGTTATCGGAATTCAGAAAAGAAAGTGATTTGCTGAATCAGGAACTGATGCGCAAATTTGATGAATCAGGGATGGAGGTACTGGATTCCCTGCTCTTGTTAAAGGTTGTGAACCCTGTTATTGCTGATAAAATACATCTGCGATATCCTGAAGGTATTGAAAGAGATACGGTACTGACCTGGAAATTCAAGGGAAAAACGGGCAATCGATTCATGATGTCAGATTCAATCAGTGATGGCAAAAAATTCATTACAATTTGCACCGAAGATTCTATGTTCTTTGGTCAAGATGGAATGAATCCCAAGGAACTCATGATACAATCACAGCACGATGTCATACTCCATGGAGTTCGTTTGCTGGTGCAAAAAGTTGA is part of the Bacteroidota bacterium genome and encodes:
- a CDS encoding GLPGLI family protein — its product is MRTQTLFFIAVLMAAVSMAQEKTSGKIVFEEIVKLNITLDDTSSQMARMLPRERKTERVLWFTPDKTLYRLYDGNSGEEVTTQEMEGANVMVRMIQPDDRIFTDLEKGTLTEQRDFMSRIFIIENEIQKNPWKLTGNQTRILDYACQEAKMMRDSTEITAWFTAEIPMSAGPGTFTGLPGMVLSVNINNGTRTITAKSVDFIAPGDDDIAKPKKGKKVSQEGFDLIVEEKTREMQEQYGGGEGNVVIRIRQ